In Streptococcus parapneumoniae, the genomic stretch TTGTTTGTGATTTAGCAGAATTGACTGCTAGATTTTTCTGACCAAAAATCTCATACCGTCCGCCATAATCACCATCTATCAAACCTAATAAATTTAACAAGGTCGACTTACCACTACCACTCTTGCCAACAATGGCTACCAAATCTCCCTGATCAATCCTGAGAGATAAGTTATCCAAAATCACTTTTCCTCCAATGGTTTTGGTAATATTTTTCAACTCAATCATAAGATGCCCCCTTTCAATAACTCTACTAGACTTCTTTTCTCCATCCTAGAAGCCAAGCCTAGCACAAATAGTATATCCAAACATGTAAAACCTGCAAAAAGTAGGAGTGGCAAGAGCGCATGGGCAAAGAAAATCAAGACTAGAAGAGGCAGACTATAGCCCAGCAAGAGCAGAACGAGGAGAGGGCGGTAGCGATCGACCAGTTTCCACCCCATAAACTTCTTGGTAATGATATCCCTGCGCTTCAACAAGAAAGTAGTAACGAGTAAAAAGTAGGAAATCATCATGCTAAGGAGACCAAACAAAGCAAAGAGTAGGTTAAAATTCCGAACAGCATCTCTATAAGAATCCACTTTCTCTTGTTGAATGGCTTGAATCGATGAAAATTTTAAATAATTTCCATCTGACAATTTCTCAACTAACTCTGTAATCTCTTTTTGATGTTGAACCGTATTTTCAATTTTAATCGGATTATTTAAGCCAGTTGTTGACAGGGAGGCTTTCTCATCCCACATCATATCAGAATCATTGACCAAGCTAATAATTGGATTGGAGAGATTTTCCTTTCGCTTATCACTATATGGGAAAAATGACCAATCTCCTTCATAATAGGCAATCTCGACATCCATCTCCTCTATCGTTCGTTTTTGCTGCTCTTCATACTTCATCGAATGAAAGGCAATTAACTTCCCCAAGAGCTGATTTTTATCTTCTTCACCTTTCGTACTTGCTGGCATCAAAATAACTTTTTTAATACCGGTATCTGGTAGCTTGAATCCCTTGCTCTTTAGAAAATTGCGATTGGCATAGTAAACATCCACCGTATCTGTTAACTGATATTGCTGAATCTGTTCTGATTGGACAAAATTTTTTACAGGAAGACTGCTACTCTGCACATAGCCCGCCTGCGTTTTTTCTACCAAATCCTGATAAAATCGATAGAAATAATCTGTAGATTTCCCTGACCCTGCTAGCTCTTCTTGCCACAGATTATCATTGAGTTTGAAGGTTTCTAAGGTCAGGTAATTACCTTGACTTACCCACTGTTGCTGATAAGCAAGTTCTTTGTTTTCTTGTTCTAAACTTCTGCCCACCCCAATCAGTAAGGCCGTCAGTAAAATAGTTGTCCCTATTTTCATCACATAATTGAAGATAAGACCAAATTTGAAAGATGAAAAACCTTTCAGCAGAGAGCTGATTGTCATTTTTTGGATTAAGAGGTAAGTCAACCAACTGATAAAGAGATAAAGCTGCAACAGCAAAAAATGAGACAACCACAGCATAGGAAACAAATCTTTTGGCTTATAATCAAGCAAGAAAAACACGCCTAGATTGATCACAAGAGCCCCACCTAGGAGGAGGTAAAGGTTGCCTTTTACAACATCAGCTAAAACAGCCCTATCTTGAAAACCAAGTAATTTTTGTACCCCAACTCTTTTCATCTCCATCATCGGTTGATACACTGTCACTAACACAAGAAGCAAAATAGCCAAGACAAAAACAATGGCAGATAAAAGCAAATCTCGATTTATGACTTCCACTGCACTTTTGTAGGTCGGCTCTAGCAAGGTAGCCTGGTCTATCTTGAAAAAATCGCTCCATTTCTGTACAATCCTATCCTTGTCCATCTCTTGTGTAGAAGTTATCGTATAGCGACCATTTAAACTACGAGATGTATCCTTGATATAGGTTTGAAAAGTCATAAGCTGAATAGGTTTGGCTTTTAGAAAGGTCGGAATCGTACCAAGTTTATTGGAAATTTCTTTATTACTATAGACTCCTTCACCATCTGTGGTAAAATCAAGAGAAGAAATCCCAAACTCTTGGTAGGGGAAGGTATCTTTATCAAAAACACCAGACTTGATTACCTCATCACCACTGTCTGTTTTGATGATGGAGACTT encodes the following:
- a CDS encoding bacteriocin-associated integral membrane family protein gives rise to the protein MKKISNFCMLLLLLCTTFFVFNVNYTREVVRIQEMGKTVDSLDLYLKDINEPAASVLRFFEDVSKEYKVSIIKTDSGDEVIKSGVFDKDTFPYQEFGISSLDFTTDGEGVYSNKEISNKLGTIPTFLKAKPIQLMTFQTYIKDTSRSLNGRYTITSTQEMDKDRIVQKWSDFFKIDQATLLEPTYKSAVEVINRDLLLSAIVFVLAILLLVLVTVYQPMMEMKRVGVQKLLGFQDRAVLADVVKGNLYLLLGGALVINLGVFFLLDYKPKDLFPMLWLSHFLLLQLYLFISWLTYLLIQKMTISSLLKGFSSFKFGLIFNYVMKIGTTILLTALLIGVGRSLEQENKELAYQQQWVSQGNYLTLETFKLNDNLWQEELAGSGKSTDYFYRFYQDLVEKTQAGYVQSSSLPVKNFVQSEQIQQYQLTDTVDVYYANRNFLKSKGFKLPDTGIKKVILMPASTKGEEDKNQLLGKLIAFHSMKYEEQQKRTIEEMDVEIAYYEGDWSFFPYSDKRKENLSNPIISLVNDSDMMWDEKASLSTTGLNNPIKIENTVQHQKEITELVEKLSDGNYLKFSSIQAIQQEKVDSYRDAVRNFNLLFALFGLLSMMISYFLLVTTFLLKRRDIITKKFMGWKLVDRYRPLLVLLLLGYSLPLLVLIFFAHALLPLLLFAGFTCLDILFVLGLASRMEKRSLVELLKGGIL